One segment of Solanum stenotomum isolate F172 chromosome 1, ASM1918654v1, whole genome shotgun sequence DNA contains the following:
- the LOC125869792 gene encoding probable aspartic proteinase GIP2, which translates to MLTFKFSSSSNIYTFILLFLLLNIISLCSSIVLPITLILPVTKDSSTLQYITVIGQRTPLIPVNFTVHLGGASLLVDCESGYNSSTYKPVLCKSKQCSFAKAESNACGNFCLSKPRPGCNNNTCHTLDGNPIIDTYTDVELAEDVLAIGSKPVVLVSQPRFIFTCIESFIMTHLAKGVTGIAGFGHNSTISIPNQLASLDSKFTNKFGICLSSSTISSGVIFIGSTPYYVYNPMIDISKNLVYTPLVKNTFTTSKFSEYHVKVSSIQIAGKNVPLNKTLLSIKQGLGGTRISTTTPFTILHTTIYDAVKTAFINALPKNVTIVEPPTKQFGLCFSSKNIRNTNVGPDVPVIDIVFHKKSAFWRIYGTNSVVQVNKDVMCLAFVGQDQTRAPSIEIGGYQLEENLLIFDLPQKKIGFSSSLKLQQTSCSKYEKTS; encoded by the exons ATGTTGACATTCaaattttcttcatcttccaaCATCTACACTTTCATCCTCTTATTTCTTCTACTCAATATTATTTCTCTATGTTCATCGATCGTACTACCTATTACCCTAATCCTTCCGGTCACCAAAGACTCATCAACCCTACAATACATTACAGTAATAGGGCAAAGAACTCCTTTAATACCCGTAAACTTCACAGTCCACCTCGGCGGTGCAAGCTTATTGGTGGACTGTGAAAGTGGTTACAATAGTTCAACTTACAAACCAGTTCTTTGTAAGTCCAAACAATGTTCTTTTGCCAAGGCTGAGTCTAATGCCTGTGGAAACTTCTGCCTATCTAAACCGCGGCCCGGATGCAACAACAATACTTGCCATACTCTTGATGGAAATCCCATTATTGATACTTATACAGATGTAGAACTTGCTGAGGATGTGTTGGCTATTGGTTCAAAGCCAGTCGTCCTTGTATCTCAGCCAAGGTTTATTTTCACTTGCATTGAGTCTTTTATAATGACACATCTTGCCAAAGGAGTTACAG GAATTGCAGGTTTTGGACACAATAGTACAATATCCATTCCTAATCAACTTGCTTCATTAGACTCAAAATTCACCAATAAGTTTGGTATTTGCTTAAGCTCATCTACAATATCTAGTGGAGTTATTTTCATTGGTTCTACTCCATACTATGTTTACAATCCTATGATTGATATCTCCAAGAATCTTGTCTACACCCCACTAGTCAAAAATACCTTTACCACTTCAAAGTTTTCAGAGTACCATGTCAAAGTTTCATCCATTCAAATCGCGGGAAAAAATGTGCCATTAAATAAAACATTGTTATCTATTAAGCAAGGACTTGGTGGAACAAGAATCAGCACAACGACACCTTTCACAATCTTACACACTACCATTTACGATGCTGTTAAAACTGCTTTCATCAACGCGCTTCCTAAGAATGTGACAATTGTAGAGCCTCCTACGAAACAATTTGGACTTTGCTTTAGTTCAAAAAACATTAGAAACACAAACGTTGGACCAGATGTTCCTGTGATCGATATTGTTTTTCACAAGAAGAGTGCATTTTGGAGGATTTATGGAACAAATTCAGTGGTACAAGTTAATAAGGATGTTATGTGTTTAGCATTTGTGGGACAAGATCAAACAAGGGCACCATCAATTGAGATAGGAGGATATCAATTGGAAGAGAACCTCTTGATATTTGACCTTCCACAAAAGAAGATAGGTTTTAGCTCTTCActcaaacttcaacaaacatcATGTTCTAAGTACGAGAAAACATCATGA
- the LOC125869827 gene encoding probable aspartic proteinase GIP2 yields MLTSKFSSSSNIYSTFILLSLLLNIISLCSSIVLPTTLILPVTKDSSTLQYITVIGQRTPLIPVNFTVHLGSASLLVDCESGYNSSTYKPVLCESKQCSFAKAEYNACGSVCLSKPRPGCNNNTCHTLDGNPIIDTYTGAELAEDVLAIGSKPVVLVSQPKFIFTCIRSFIMTHLAKGVTGIAGFGHNSTISIPNQLASLDSRFTSKFGICLSSSTISSGVIFIGSTPYYVYKPMIDISKNLVYTPLVKNIFTTSKFSEYHVKVSSIRIAGKNVPLNKTLLAIKQGRGGTRISTTTPFTILHTTIYDAVKTAFINALPKNVTIEPPTKQFGLCFSSKNIRNTNVGPDVPLIDIVFHKKSAFWRIYGTNSVVQVNKDVMCLAFVGQDQTRAPSIEIGGYQLEENLLIFDLPQKKIGFSSSLKLQQTSCSKYEKTS; encoded by the exons ATGTTGACATCaaaattttcttcatcttccaaCATCTACAGTACTTTCATCCTCTTATCTCTTCTACTCAATATTATTTCTCTATGTTCATCGATCGTACTACCTACTACCCTAATCCTTCCAGTCACCAAAGACTCTTCAACCCTACAATACATTACTGTAATAGGGCAAAGAACTCCTTTAATACCCGTAAACTTCACAGTCCACCTCGGCAGTGCAAGCTTATTGGTGGACTGTGAAAGTGGTTACAATAGTTCAACTTACAAACCAGTTCTTTGTGAGTCCAAACAATGTTCTTTTGCCAAGGCTGAGTATAATGCCTGTGGAAGCGTCTGCCTATCTAAACCGCGGCCCGGATGCAACAACAATACTTGCCATACTCTTGATGGAAATCCCATTATTGATACTTATACAGGTGCAGAACTTGCTGAAGATGTGTTGGCTATTGGTTCAAAGCCAGTCGTCCTTGTCTCTCAGCCAAAGTTTATTTTCACTTGCATTAGGTCTTTTATTATGACACATCTCGCCAAAGGAGTTACAG GAATTGCAGGTTTTGGACACAATAGTACAATATCCATTCCTAATCAACTTGCTTCATTAGACTCCAGATTCACCAGTAAATTTGGTATTTGCTTGAGCTCATCTACAATATCTAGTGGAGTTATTTTCATTGGTTCTACTCCATATTATGTTTACAAGCCTATGATTGATATCTCCAAGAATCTTGTCTACACCCCACTAGTCAAAAATATCTTTACCACTTCAAAGTTTTCAGAGTACCATGTCAAAGTTTCATCCATTCGAATCGCGGGAAAAAATGTGCCATTAAATAAAACATTGTTAGCTATTAAGCAAGGACGTGGTGGAACAAGAATCAGCACAACGACACCTTTCACAATCTTACACACTACCATTTACGATGCTGTTAAAACTGCTTTCATCAACGCGCTTCCTAAGAATGTGACAATTGAGCCTCCTACGAAACAATTTGGACTTTGCTTTAGTTCAAAAAACATTAGAAACACAAATGTTGGACCAGATGTTCCTCTGATCGATATTGTTTTTCACAAGAAGAGTGCATTTTGGAGGATTTATGGAACAAATTCAGTGGTACAAGTTAATAAGGATGTTATGTGTTTAGCATTTGTGGGACAAGATCAAACAAGGGCACCATCAATTGAGATAGGAGGATATCAATTGGAAGAGAACCTCTTGATATTTGACCTTCCACAAAAGAAGATAGGTTTTAGCTCTTCActcaaacttcaacaaacatcATGTTCTAAGTACGAAAAAACATCATGA